From the genome of Falco biarmicus isolate bFalBia1 chromosome 2, bFalBia1.pri, whole genome shotgun sequence:
CTGGAACTTGGTTACAGAAAGGTTGATATGTCATTCTAATGGAGAAGAATGTGTGAAAATATTGGACCATTTCTGAATAGGTAAGTATCCTAATTTATGTGTAAATTTACATGTTTTGTTAAAGGGGTTGTTTAGGGTGAgggattgctttttttctgttcagaagcTTGGAGAGATCTCACTGCAAATAATATTAGTACTAAAAGTCTGTGTGAAAAATACCTgtactaggaagaaaaagaaagagaaacacattTGACTTGTATGAAGTTGAAGAGataaaaccagtttaaaataaaaaagtgcaaTAAATTGCTTTAATATCTGTTTATTTAGGGAACAGGTCTtagtattatttaatatattttcttcactCAAATGTGAAGGGAAAAGTAGTAGTGTTGGTTACTTTGAGGTACCCTAACAACAGTAACATAGCCGTCACATACACTAGTGTGCTTGATGAAGCACTGTTCTCACACTCAATTAAACTATTGTGCTGACAGGAGAAAAATGGATCCACTTTACTGCAGACTGTCAAACATGTTTTGCCTTCCAACCTCCATTATTCTAGCTAAGTTAAATGTATCAAACCACTTAACTGTGCCtgtcactgggaaaaaaatatttaaaaaaatatatagttttATCAAAAAAACTTCTGACTTCCCCTCCAAACTTTCCATAAACACCAGTAACTTTAAGGACACATTTCTAATTCTTACAATGAAAATGTTCCAAGGAACTTTTAGAAATAGAtattgcatctttctttttttgtatgtgaTACCTCTCTTACgtcatgattttatttttaacagctctTGACATTCTTCAGCTAAAGAATAATCATACAAGGTCAAATTCTTATACTTTTTTGTCATGGCAATATAAAGCTTCctcaaaactggaaaaatcacTCTCTGAGAGCGTTAATAAGAGGTAAGGCTATAGACAGATCCCTCTCCCCTCATCATACAAACTTTCACTACATGGTAGTCCAGTAGGGGCAGACAATAGGAAAGTGGATGACGTGCCACATTCTAGCGATTCCTGCAAAACCACTTGCAGTGTTACAGACTGCCACTGAGTACAGCTGCCCTTGCATAATGAATGATGTGAATCTCTTTGCTGAGGGAAAGCTAAAAGCTAAAGCTCTCTTTAATTCTGCTGAGTGATGCTCTGATACAGCTGTGTAACTAAGTTGCGTTGACATTAATTTAGCTCACTCTTCCGATGCTTGGAGACTGCAACGAAGAAGAATGTTTTGCCACATTTGTCCTCAACATTCTGTCAAGTAACTGTTAGCAGCTAAGCAAAGTGACATCTGTGCATGTGGCAATTGTCTTTAGTCTGAAGCTATTTCTCTTAAATCTAAGCCTGAGGGCCTGAATTATGATTTCCCTGTGTCTTGCCAATTGCAGGgtattatttttacatacaaaatACCCATTTTTTTACTAATGGAAATAACTACTGAAATGAAAGACAATGAAATATGAAACTTCTTTATCAAGTACCATCTacatttttgttgggttttttgttctaACACTAATTTGGGACCTCTGAGAATTCCAAAAAGGACAGTATTAGAAGGTGTGATTGAATGTTCAAAGCTTTCTCGTGTCACTTCCATTGACTGAATTTAATTCTTCATTGGAtcttaattatttcaaataataaacTGATCTTGATTCTGTGTGCAACTGAATTGTTTCATTGTAGACATCTAGTGTAATTTTGACGCTCTAAGCCATCCCACCTGGGCTCCAATTCCTCCTCCAGATCAGGATATGGGTTTCCATATGTTCTATGGCATGTCCATGAAACTGGTTCACATGTCTTTAATATGCAAGGACAGCTAAAATAACACTAGATAACTAAGTTAATATAAAGTTAATGTAGCTGCATTATCCTTTTTTGCCTCACCCTTACCTGCACAAGTAAGACTTAGCATAATCTTTACTTGTCTGGAataaagacagcaaagaaacaaatatgtTGTCACCAGATTTACTCTTCCTAAATTCTCCTAAATACACAAGTTTTCTGAACTAAATGATTCGCAGTCACGGAAAGAGGAAGTGGTAGTTATACTCTAATGACTGGAATTTTGATTTTTGGAAGCCAAGAAGTTTGACTTGCATACCAAATTGATGACACCTCAACAATACTGATAAGGAAGCTGATTTGTTAACAGAGACAACATGTGGTCAGATCCTGAAATTACAAAAAACAGTATAGCACCATCAAAGTCATTATGTCTATGCAAATTTGAAAGAACTGAGAATCTAACTTTTCTATTTAGTATAGGaaaattttctgtcagaaaCTTATGTACAAAGACTATGAAGAACTCACATTTGTATATACAAATAGGTAAGACATCCACTGTAAGCTGAactaaaaagaatatatttttagtttatCGAGATTTCAGTGCTAAGTTTAGCATACATACGTAGACATGTAATTAAGCTGATCTCTTGCTCTACAaatagaaatcagaaaaaaaaaaaagttcatgcATAGTCAGATTACAAAAGATTTGCTTAGAGGAAGGTAAATGCAGATAAGAATTTGTGCTTTGGCACCGTGTCAGTCATGCACAGAAACTGAATGGCCTTAGTGCACTCTGGACAAGATGCTTCTGCCCACATGACAAGAGTGAGAAGCACTGTGTTTAATTCCCAAAGAGTTCCAAACCTGTGCATGCAGAAGTTGCTGCCTTCTTTAAAAAGtgacttttaagaaaaagacatttaaaaaacactttatttctttttcattgttagAGAGCAGTTCCTCGATTTGCTTGAAAGGCAGCCAGGAATAAGCTTTTTCTTgcaagttgaaaaaaaatacaaaattatacaGAATAAATAGTAAATATAAATCTAGCAAGAATTCATTGCAAAAATAAACCTGCAGtgttccactttttttttttaacctatttttCCCACAATACTTCATTCTCTtctaatttcagaaaatataaCATATTTTTGTACAAACAACTAAATAGTACTATTTTTCCTCGTGTGTGTACTGTTGCAGTTATTCTGTCTGGGAGTTGCTTTTGGGTagggtgggaaaggacctgtATTTGCACTTGAAAGCTCCTAGCCACAGCAAACTTAGTTTCTCCAAGAATATTTAAAGCCAGCACAGAAgttatttatatatagatagatatatgaaaaaatcaaacttgtgaaacacagtaaaatatttacagctgaTTCTCAGTAGCTTTTCAAATTGCCCAGGATTATGAGTTGAAACACCAGTGATGAACAATATTTTATAGCAGCAGCTCAAGAAAAGATTGTCCAAACTTAGGTAAAGCTATCAGATAGGGGAAGTAGCAAAagacttgcttttttcttcGTTGAAGACTTTGGGTAAACATTGTTACATAGTTTTCCTTCCACATACTGATACAGAACACACATGATGAAGTTTtgtgtaaaatattaaatatttgcaggCTCTGGGTgcatacagaaaatgttttgtgggttttttttgttttttaactgacATTTAGTATGACATTTCAACTGCTTTCATATTTATTATAAGGGTATGTTAGGTGTAGTTGTAGACAATGGTCATGTATGCAGTGCACGTACTAACCTAAACAATACACACTAACCGTATAACTACAAACAcaggtggtgttttgttttgttttgttttgtttttttaaaaaaaggaatctagttaaaatgagggaaaaaagaaagagtaaacaTAACAAATACTTTACCATAGGTTGGGTACAGATTGGAGAATACcatacacatcttttaaaatgttgaggAATATTGCAATAGGCAAGCTTCCTCCTGCAGTTCAATCACACAAAGTTCATGTTTAACTTGGGGTGAGACATGTTGCCTGCGCACAACCCCATGGCTTCCCACAGTGATCCctgaggttttttttgctaGGATTACTGCTGTGCTTAAGTTCTGACTGTTGACATTTTATTATAAGGCACTTTTATTTACAACTGTTCcaatttaaaatggaattacaGAAATTCGGCCCTAGCCCAACATATTATCACTTCATGTTTGCTGCTCCAGGACTTCCAGGTAGTCAGGCTCAGCATGTAAATTAGCTTTGAGttcaaaatactcatttttaGTTTGTTCTAGAAAAACCTTTCTTGGCCTGGAATACATGAGTGTCTCCATTAGCTTCAGCTCCTCATGTGTTCCAGGATAATGAACTTCCATTTCAGGCTGGAGCTGTACAACATTTTTTCTTAGGTACTCTGTGATCCCTAGTTGCtgcagttctctttctttttcaagaatGTTTCTATACAAGCAGCTGGCATcctgaaaagacagaaattcaGCAGATTGATCTGTAGCCTTATATTTGACATTTGAACCTGTCAGAGGTGAACTATTCTCTCTTTCCAGGAGACTTCGGCGTAGATGTTTGGAATTGTTTGCTTCCTTCtcacttccctcctcctgtTGCTCTGTGTGCTTGGGGCTGAAGGATGGGCTGCGGTAGACCTGAACCATGGGAGTAACCATACGTTGCTCATAGAGAGTCGCTGCTGGGCGCTCTGCTGTGTGGTGTGTTGTCTTATGCCCATACATGCTGTACTGAAGGTGAACTGGGCTACTATCCCTCATTTGTTCATccacttgtttctttttgcatcTTCGTCGCCGGTGCAGTACAAGAACAACTATTCCTGCTGCACAAAATACAATAGTTATAAACACAATTAGAAGTCCTAATATTAGAACAGAAAGTGGGACTGCATCTGTAAGGGACCGCAGGATGGTGTCTGCGGTGTTGGTAGTAGTAGAAGAAGTTGTCACAACTACAAAACTAGCACGAGTCGGTAGGGCAGGGCTCTTTATTAAACCTGGACACAAGACTTCACTGTTCAGggatttcagttctttttttgcTAGGTGTCCTGGAGATTTACAGAAAAGATCACCCATCATTGTATTCTTGCTCAGTTTTTGTATCCATTTTTGCAGTCCAACTGAATCACAGGTGCAGTCCCAGGGGTTGTCTTCAAGTTCAATTTGTACCAGCATATCCAGTTCATCCAAGACATTGCTCACAGGCAAATGAGCAAAttggtttgttttcagatttaatCTGGCAAGTGGAACACCTGAAAAGATATGGGGGGGCAAAGTCTGCAGAAGGTTGTTATTTAAGTAGAGGACCTTAAGTTTTGGCATTGCATTAAATGTCCCTGGCAAAACTTCTTTGATGGCATTATATTCAAGGTACAAATATTCCAGGTGCTGAAGGCCAAGGAAGAGATTCTGACTTAGCTTTGTAAGATGATTGCCATTGAGATATAGTTTCTGCAGTCTAGTCAGATTCATGAAGGATCCTTCCTCAAGGATTTCAATGCGATTGTTCCCCAGGTGAAGCATTTCCAGGCTGGCATAGTCCACAAGATCTGATTTCAGTAGTGTCTGAATAATGTTTCCAGCTAGAATAAGCTTTTTAGGATTTGGAGGAGGAGGTCCTAAATCAGACAAGCTTTCAATGTTTCGCTCCTGGCAGTGCATGAGAACTCCTGAGACCATATGGCTGGTGCAGTGACAGGGGACAGGACAATAGATTCCTGGAAACTGAGTAGTAGGCTTTAAAGTATGAAGCACTAAACTTGGTTCTTTAGTAGGAGCTTTCAGGATAGGAATCACCTTAGTTGATAGGTGACTGTCACTGATAGAGGTGGTTACAACCAAGGGCAGTGACCCTGAAGGATCTTCAAGTTCATGGACAGGATGAGTGGGACAAAGTGATTCTTTTTTCAACCGGCTTAAGATGCTGCCTTTGATAACTGGAGGACTATTGCATACAATGTCACCTATTATTGACTGAGGTGGCATATTTTCTAGCCATatcttcagctgcagcaaatCACAGTTACAGGCCCATTTATTGTCTTCCAGCTGAAGGTCTAGTATTCTACCAATGTGTTCCAAAAAGCCAACATAGGGGAGTGTCTGTAATTGGTTTCCACGAAGATCTAAATGTGTCAATGGCACAAAACGAAATATATTTGGAGGAAGATATTCAATGGCATTATCATTCAAAATAAGCACTTTAAGCCTGTTGAGCTTGCTAAAGGCACTTGCTTCAATCACTGTGATGAAATTGTTGTCTGCTTGAAGAAACTCCAAATTTTCCAATCCATTAAACATATCTTCTTTAAGTGTTTCTAAAGAATTGTGATTGATATGAAGTTGTTTAAGAAGGCTGAGACCATTGAAAGCCCCAGGCTCAATATCTGCAATATTATTAAAACCAAGATGTAGAGAGATAGCATTAACAAGGCCAGCAAAATCATTCATGTGTAACATAGTTAGACCATTGTTTAACAGATTAAGATGGAAAGGCTGTGATGGTGGGACATATATTTCTGATACCATCTTGATGCCTCTTTCTTCACAGTTTATAATCATGATATCATCCTTTTCTTCACAGGAACACAAACTCTGACAAGATCCTCTGACTGAAGAAAACGAAGGCTGTGACTGGAAAGGATCAGATGCAACTGCAACTGAATATACAATAAAAATCCAGAACTTCATCTTGCCCAGCAgattctataaaaaaaaaaaaaaaaaaaaaaaaaaagggggtggggggaggggaaggaaaaagaaaagtaatagaGTCACGATTTCACagggctgatttttttttttttttttttctggctagAAGGGAGCAGTAACCATTCCTAGTAAATGTCACTGAGCTACCTCACCTTTCAACCATTGAGCTACCTCACCTTTCAACAAAATTATATTATGACAAACATTGCAATGAttttctaagcagaaaaaaatatatttaatttactgAATTAATAAACACAGTCAGAAGGGGAGTGCTTCAGTACTTTCATGCTGATACCCAAAGTAGGAGATAATGAAGAGCGTGTCGTCTTTGTCTATATACCATATAGAATGTTTTGCCAGTGGGAAACAATAGTAAGTTACTGCCAACTTATATCAAGGCTAATATGACATTTTGGAATCTTGCTTTGTGTCACCATATAGCactgtgaattttaaaagcacctTGCTGAGCTCAACTTAATATTGTCCAGCTgctgaagagaagaaataagatTTCGTTTGGTTCAACAATATGTTGTGAGCAAAAGCCCATTCATTCAGGATACACGGAATCTCTCGTTTGGTTCTGCATTATGTATGTAAATGAAAAGGTATTTCCTCTGCAATCCTTGTACCCCCTAAACCGAAAAGGAAGTagacaaaataattatttttcttaaatgttaatGCATATGTTATAGTTTGTGGATATTTAGTGAAAGCAGTAACACAGCACGTAGTAATATACTGTGTTTATATAGAATATATGCATAAAGCAATAATTACACAAAgtaaaaaagaggagagaactGACAATGCAATATGTGAGAAGAAACAGGTAGGCAAGggataaacattttttttttagattaactATTAGACTCCTTCCAATTATTATAACCATCAATTACcacaaaaattctgaaatttacaTGGAACTGTACTTTACCAGTTAAAAATGATCACCAGTTATCACCCATATGTTATGTAACTTAAATTAGCATCTGTTAAGCTGATCTTAAACTTTCCAATACCTGATAAATGCATCATTACAGTACAACTATGCAGTCACaagcaaaatttaaattttgaaatagAACATTTGTTATCATTGGATTCAGTTAATTTCTGCTTCTTACCATTTGAAgaatctctttctttctgtcaaGGCTGTCTAATTACCAATGGTAATTCTTGATGCATGAGATGGAGTGAAATTACTGTTTATAACTTTTAGCTAAATAAATATCTGTACATTTccataacaaatattttaaattgaatgGATTATTTAAAAGATAAGCCCTTTTTTTGGTTACGCTATCTATTCTAGGACTAAACTAAGCAGGTTTCTCAAGTAATCCGTCTAATAAAGGTCATTTGATCTTTCAAAGTAAGCTATTGACACATGGAGTACAGAATGTCACTACACAATTAACCAACTGAAGAGTTAATTTCTGAAAGATTAGAACATTTCACAAGGACTTATTCAATTACACAGATGAACATGTGGCCATATGATTTGGCATCTCaccaataaatattttaattatcatGTACCTTTGTTACCAGCAACACCATTTCTCACGGTTTCCCTTAAAACAGATTGCAAAGGTCTATACATGCAGGCACTTAAGGGCTGTGGTATGAGtattacatacacacacaaaagcaacaacagcaaatGTGTGCACTGTGAATTATGTTTTTCTCTATTCGTAGTCCCTGATCAGTGGGAGTAGGTGTATGTTTAGAAGTAGTAGAGTGCAATTCACAGTATGAGAAAAAGTGTTCCTAAAAGTATGaccttttacctttttttcagttgaacaATTAATTTTGTTGTCTCATATAATGCCCTTCAAACTCCAGCTGCTTATGTTTAATATATGTCCTCAAGTATGTTTTCCCAAGTATTGGATAAGACACAACATGTCAAGATGTTATTTTGAAGTATGCAGAATAATTCTAGGATCATATTAAAGTAGAGATTTATTCTTGCTTTACATGCATCAGTATCCCTTTCAGTGACCCAAGGTAAAAAAAGGCAGGCTCTTGACACAGATGCCAGCTTCAAACCTAGTGTATGACTTAGACTTTATTTCTGTGCACTTTTTCTCTGTAGGAATTCCAGCTTCAATCTGCATCAAATTAAAACTGTACTTACAAAGTCCCTGagcaaaattaaatggaaaaaaaaaatctgaaaagcatgTTGCATTTTAGTGCACATTGAAAAATTAggttataaaaatgaaagcccTCCTCTCAGAGATGAAAGTAAGAACATTTGTAACCAATTGGAAAACATTCCCATTTTAATCATCATCATACTTCTGTGGGCAGCACTGCCAGAactctcacacacacatatacacacaccaaaaaataatagaagacTTGtattccttcctccctttcttcctttttcctttttttctttcctcttttttttttctttttttctgaatactcAGGAATATGTAACGAAGGTCTCAGTGGGCTactattgtaaaataaaaactgctttCAAGTAACAGATGATCAATGAAAGTACAGATGATTTAACTGAAAGCActcacaataaaataaaatttaatttaaaagactTAACAAAGCTGACTTTTTAACGTGGTGAGGTTTTTCAGCAAATTCTACGTGGTAACTTAAGTTTGTTCATTTTATCTACTTTCATGTAAGTCAGTACTGACTGCATGCTGTAACTAAGCCTTTTGCAGTAGGAATTCCAAAAGACTAAAATATGTCACAGTCCCCTCCATGAGGCAAAGTTGAATACTTCCAGAAGTAGTCACCTTATAGCAAAGGCATTACATGCTTGACAAgtaaaaatcaaagtatttttaaaacaatgaaataccattttattttacttatggttttgtttgtttggttgttttagttcagatatttaaaaattgcataTTGAAGAATTTCAAAACCTCAAACTAAGAACTCGCAATTTCTAAAAGTCTTTGGGATTGTTTATTAAATTCTGAAGAGAATCACAGTCAGATGATGCATTTAAGACCATTCTTGCACtttaggaaataaaaccaaacacccaTTCCTCCCCCCTCAACAGATCTGAAACCAGCATTTCCTTAATACAAACATTCTACACAGTTGGCAGTTTGAATAAATGCACCTGGCAGGCGGTTTGAAAACAGTACAAACTGCCATCATTGAACCTAAAAGTTATACAAAgtcatgcagaaaaataaattcagctgGTACTGAGATATGAATATCTCATATGCTAAGCTAATTAACTAGCTGGTATCTTTCTTACCTGTACAGCAGTAACACTCCCTGGAACGCTCAGTAACAGTAGGAGCAGCTGTTTCAATGTCATGTAATTTTTCCTGGTGAAAAATGCACGCTTACCTCTGAGTTTCACTTTGCTGCAAGCTCTAGTAATACTACAGCTCCATAAAGTTACAATCCTTGTTCAGAAGACAAGGTACAAAGCTTTCAATTCAAAAAAATCTTCCAGGCAGCGTGCACATCAGACTATCCTGTAAGCAGTTGTCCTTTTCCCTCAATTAAAATTCACAGCATACTTCACAGCTATGCTGACTTTTCTGCATATAGTTAACTGTTTGCAAGCATTTTGATGCAGTAAACAAACAAGATGCTCAGCAGAGCTTGACTTGATCACTTGGTTTCAGATTTTTAGATCCAAGCTGCTTCTGTGTTCTCTCTGCTCTTTCTAGTCTTTCTTGTTAGCTCAGTTTGTTATTAGTCAGATTGCCAGGGGCTGGGAGGTAGGCGTAAATAAAGAGACTTCTTGGCTTTTGACTCAGCCTTTAAGCCCTTCCCCACCAGAGAGCTTTAATCTGCCAATGTCATTtaatacaagatacagctccACCTTGAGACAGATcagctcctcctccccctgcaaTTTCTCTCACCTCCTTTTTCCCTTATCTAAGTGAACCTCGCAAAGTAAAATTCAGCTAAATATCTTCTAGATTGCTTAAGGTCTGTTAATGGCTGATTTTGCAAAACAGTAAACAGCCACTGCAGCTCTCGCAGTTTGCTCTCTTGGGCAgatcttgcatttattttatatctggAAATGCTTGCTTTAGAAACTGAAAGCATTCCAGCCCAAATACACTCCACAAAACACACCACAAGGGAAACCTTGTCATCTGGAAAATATGTCTATCACAATTACGTGCaagattattaaaatatataaatgagACAGTACAGCCCTCAGTCCAGTCCATTCAATGTGACTGGGGTAGGGATGAGTATGTTCTATgcactttatttctgaaaaaaaataaaaaaataataaaaaaaataaaattgtggaACATTAGTGCTTAAGCTTGCACAATGATTGCCGTCAGTTCTTTTTATAACTAGCCATCTTCTGTAGGAAGAAAACTGGGCTGCTTGTAATTGTCTGTTTTACAGATGT
Proteins encoded in this window:
- the SLITRK6 gene encoding SLIT and NTRK-like protein 6 codes for the protein MTLKQLLLLLLSVPGSVTAVQNLLGKMKFWIFIVYSVAVASDPFQSQPSFSSVRGSCQSLCSCEEKDDIMIINCEERGIKMVSEIYVPPSQPFHLNLLNNGLTMLHMNDFAGLVNAISLHLGFNNIADIEPGAFNGLSLLKQLHINHNSLETLKEDMFNGLENLEFLQADNNFITVIEASAFSKLNRLKVLILNDNAIEYLPPNIFRFVPLTHLDLRGNQLQTLPYVGFLEHIGRILDLQLEDNKWACNCDLLQLKIWLENMPPQSIIGDIVCNSPPVIKGSILSRLKKESLCPTHPVHELEDPSGSLPLVVTTSISDSHLSTKVIPILKAPTKEPSLVLHTLKPTTQFPGIYCPVPCHCTSHMVSGVLMHCQERNIESLSDLGPPPPNPKKLILAGNIIQTLLKSDLVDYASLEMLHLGNNRIEILEEGSFMNLTRLQKLYLNGNHLTKLSQNLFLGLQHLEYLYLEYNAIKEVLPGTFNAMPKLKVLYLNNNLLQTLPPHIFSGVPLARLNLKTNQFAHLPVSNVLDELDMLVQIELEDNPWDCTCDSVGLQKWIQKLSKNTMMGDLFCKSPGHLAKKELKSLNSEVLCPGLIKSPALPTRASFVVVTTSSTTTNTADTILRSLTDAVPLSVLILGLLIVFITIVFCAAGIVVLVLHRRRRCKKKQVDEQMRDSSPVHLQYSMYGHKTTHHTAERPAATLYEQRMVTPMVQVYRSPSFSPKHTEQQEEGSEKEANNSKHLRRSLLERENSSPLTGSNVKYKATDQSAEFLSFQDASCLYRNILEKERELQQLGITEYLRKNVVQLQPEMEVHYPGTHEELKLMETLMYSRPRKVFLEQTKNEYFELKANLHAEPDYLEVLEQQT